A section of the Carya illinoinensis cultivar Pawnee chromosome 12, C.illinoinensisPawnee_v1, whole genome shotgun sequence genome encodes:
- the LOC122289953 gene encoding protein FAR-RED IMPAIRED RESPONSE 1-like: MAGSSKSSNAENANVDSLRNLNVSLLDKRDNVMEILYGKDGSESVEEPKVGMSFSSEEEVRLYYMKYAKQVGFGVSKRSSKPGDNGKLRYFTLACVQQGTPKSNASNILKPRPVEKMGCKAKINAALTLDGRFTLSTVVLEHTHALSPGKAIFFRCHKRLGSKAKRKLEPNETSGIHTSKNFKSLVETKSSENLPLEEKDYQIDKTRQHQLGVGGSEALRNFFIRMQQKNDHFFYVMDVDDVCQVRNVFWADARCKAAYESFGDVITFDTTYLTKAYKIPLVSFVGVNHHGQLILFGCGLILSEDTNSFVSLFESWLRFMNCQAPNAIITDQDKALQNAIARVFPRAQHRFCLWQIIKRLPENFGAHSQYEAIKSNLQSCVYDSSSRDEFEESWQKLLERYKLHDNAWLNLLYGERHLWVPSYLKNTFLAGMCTLQRGEGMNSFFDDYVNSKTTLKQFFEQYDNVLRRKVENEITADFNSFSTQIPCITHYSIEKQFQEVYTIAKFKEVQDEFRGFLYCVASLPTCEGSIHLYQVADEIKVDGFIKHAKFCVAFNEDNSEVKCPCNLFEFKGILCRHALRVLTMLHKDLSSKYILDRWRKDLKRKHTFVKSSYDDLSGNLEAQRYDKLTKSFFEVALIASKSEEACMKSISHVSQLKGELVHHGSSCDSSTPSHHLPGASLGISMQAPHHTLEVMDRDGGMSTTNQDLRVNIHWSAVF; this comes from the exons ATGGCGGGGTCCAGCAAGTCATCGAATGcag aaAACGCCAATGTTGACAGCCTGAGGAACTTGAATGTTTCACTCCTGGATAAAAGGGACAATGTTATGGAAATTCTATATGGGAAAGATGGAAGTGAAAGTGTCGAAGAACCGAAGGTTGGAATGAGTTTTTCATCCGAAGAAGAAGTCAGGTTATATTATATGAAGTATGCTAAGCAAGTAGGGTTCGGTGTATCAAAAAGAAGTTCTAAACCTGGAGATAATGGGAAGTTGAGATATTTTACCCTTGCATGTGTTCAACAAGGCACGCCAAAAAGCAACGCATCCAATATTCTTAAACCAAGACCAGTGGAAAAAATGGGGTGCAAGGCCAAGATCAATGCGGCTTTAACTCTTGATGGAAGGTTTACTTTGTCTACCGTTGTGCTTGAACACACACATGCTTTGAGTCCAGGAAAagcaatattttttagatgtcATAAGAGGTTAGGTTCTAAAGCAAAGAGAAAGCTTGAACCCAATGAAACATCTGGAATACATACAAGTAAGAACTTCAAATCACTTGTTGAAACAAAGAGTTCTGAGAATCTTCCTCTTGAAGAGAAAGATTACCAGATTGACAAAACAAGGCAACATCAACTAGGAGTGGGAGGTAGCGAAGCTCTTCGTAACTTCTTCATTAGAATGCAacaaaaaaatgaccattttttcTACGTGATGGATGTGGATGATGTATGCCAAGTGAGAAATGTGTTTTGGGCAGATGCACGATGTAAAGCTGCATATGAATCTTTTGGAGATGTAATAACATTTGATACAACATACTTGACCAAGGCATATAAAATTCCACTTGTATCTTTCGTGGGAGTGAATCATCATGGTCAGTTGATTCTTTTTGGGTGTGGATTAATATTAAGTGAGGatacaaatagttttgtatcGTTGTTTGAATcatggttgagatttatgaaTTGTCAAGCTCCCAATGCAATAATTACAGATCAAGATAAAGCATTACAAAATGCAATTGCAAGGGTTTTCCCAAGAGCTCAACATAGATTTTGTTTGTGGCAAATCATAAAAAGACTTCCAGAAAATTTTGGAGCACACTCCCAATACGAAGCCATTAAGAGCAATCTACAAAGTTGTGTATATGACTCTTCAAGTCGTGATGAATTCGAAGAAAGTTGGCAAAAATTACTTGAGAGGTATAAGCTTCATGATAATGCTTGGTTGAATTTGCTATATGGTGAGCGACATCTCTGGGTTCCATCAtacttaaaaaatacatttttggcCGGGATGTGTACATTACAACGGGGTGAAGGTATGAATTCTTTCTTCGATGATTATGTGAACTCAAAGACCACATTGAAACAATTTTTTGAGCAGTATGATAATGTCTTGAGGAGAAAGGTTGAGAATGAGATTACAGCTGATTTCAATTCTTTTAGTACACAAATTCCTTGTATAACCCATTATTCTATTGAGAAGCAATTTCAAGAAGTTTATACCATCGCAAAGTTCAAAGAAGTTCAAGATGAGTTTAGGGGATTTTTATATTGTGTTGCATCTTTGCCGACGTGTGAAGGTTCAATTCATTTGTATCAAGTGGctgatgagataaaagttgatgGATTCATAAAACATGCAAAATTTTGTGTTGCCTTCAATGAAGATAATTCTGAAGTGAAATGCCCTTGTAACTTGTTTGAGTTCAAAGGAATCCTGTGTAGACATGCTCTTCGTGTGTTGACCATGTTACATAAAGACTTGTCGTCAAAATACATTTTggatcgatggaggaaggatTTGAAACGAAAACATACTTTTGTTAAGAGCAGTTATGATGATTTAAGTGGGAATCTAGAAGCACAAAGATATGATAAGCTGACTAAGTCATTTTTTGAAGTAGCATTGATTGCATCAAAAAGCGAGGAAGCTTGCATGAAGTCAATTAGTCATGTAAGTCAATTGAAGGGGGAATTGGTTCATCATGGGTCAAGTTGTGATAGCAGTACACCCTCCCATCACCTTCCAGGTGCTTCCCTCGGCATTTCAATGCAG gcACCACATCATACATTGGAAGTTATGGATCGGGATGGTGGAATGTCCACTACAAATCAAGATTTACGTGTTAATATTC ACTGGTCTGCCGTTTTTTGA
- the LOC122289792 gene encoding coenzyme Q-binding protein COQ10 homolog B, mitochondrial-like translates to MGLGLSPLNLNPPELLIRYPPGTFSVPLPTFDEAHNSREVPLEPYSFGDFPKSWGGQSNSSLRLFIRSIKNTQQLQKFDQRRCFRGIAGIETPSVRHSADGLPVSLRSLFNNSHTVQARRFLGCGDGDEGGVLSKVYEERIVLGYSPEQLFDVVAAVDLYNGFVPWCQRSEILKQHPDGSFDAELEIGFKFLVESYISHVELSRPKSIKTTAKDSAIFDHLINIWEFNPGQAPGTCNLHFLVDFKFQSPLYRQVASMFFKEVVSQLVRSFSQRCSLVYGPGVPILENSYGQRA, encoded by the exons ATGGGCTTGGGCCTTTCACCTCTAAACCTCAACCCGCCCGAATTGCTGATTCGCTACCCCCCTGGCACCTTCTCCGTCCCTCTCCCCACATTCGACGAGGCGCACAATTCTAGAGAGGTTCCGTTAGAGCCTTACAG TTTTGGGGACTTCCCAAAATCTTGGGGGGGTCAATCCAATTCAAG TCTCAGGCTTTTTATTAGGTCCATTAAGAACACTCAGCAGTTGCAGAAATTTGATCAGAGGCGATGCTTTCGGGGCATCGCTGGTATCGAGACCCCATCGGTCCGTCATTCTGCCGATGGTCTCCCAGTTTCCCTGCGGAGTTTGTTTAATAACAGTCACACAGTTCAAGCGAGGCGGTTTCTTGGTTGTGGTGACGGTGATGAGGGCGGTGTCCTGTCGAAAGTTTACGAGGAAAGGATTGTCTTGGG GTATTCTCCAGAGCAGTTGTTTGATGTAGTTGCAGCTGTTGACTTGTATAATGGTTTTGTCCCGTGGTGTCAGCGGTCTGAGATACTTAAACAACACCCTGATGGGTCTTTTGATGCTGAGCTCGAGATTGGTTTCAAATTTCTTGTTGAAAGTTACATTTCCCATGTAGAGTTGAGCAGGCCGAAGTCCATAAAG ACAACTGCAAAGGATAGTGCGATTTTTGACCACTTGATAAACATATGGGAGTTCAATCCGGGACAAGCTCCTGGAACTTGTAACCTTCATTTTTTGGTGGATTTTAAGTTCCAGTCACCGCTTTACCGACAG GTAGCATCCATGTTCTTCAAGGAGGTGGTCTCTCAACTCGTACGATCATTCAGCCAGCGCTGCAGTTTGGTGTATGGACCGGGGGTCCCAATCCTTGAAAATTCATATGGTCAAAGGGCATGA
- the LOC122289790 gene encoding F-box/LRR-repeat protein At3g58900-like yields the protein MDTTELPLNLFSDGTQRINHFREDNVDWFGGLPDSVVLHIFSFLNMEEIIQTSILSRRFRYLYLSVPYLDFDSEELSAKLGDQYCIRTYLDDFMSRRNENRMQRFRLRWLCFQPQSDENRIVAWLCNVLLCGVQELDIEISIGRQGTFIPPAPSRFSCGYLEVLKLDLHGGDLVLPSSVFLSLRILSMKSVRIVHDSFGNWISSSCQRLETLNLENVSGIVNLHITHSFLEHLLISQRSDSLLSRIDVSCKSLETLSMKWFFQLHKTRSLNISAPNLKKFKWMGNIVSHYSLKNIICLQDTVLFLVPQPGVMAMESFKVVDLLHTIRHARVLELNCWLIEALSRQDCLPPSLYDLQDLVMDISRLKDSIIPALASILKKSPHIKHLTIRGCGRLGLVIPGIVASCKFGLIFWENEHFNNLQELRTVEMELRGGENERAFLQYLARQGKVLENITIRTRGTHLWLTKIEQILQEVKWASPSLQIYLVVSQSYQDLLNE from the exons ATGGATACTACTGAACTACCATTGAACTTATTCTCCGATGGAACTCAAAGGATTAATCATTTTAGGGAAGATAATGTGGATTGGTTCGGCGGTCTGCCTGATTCTGTTGTTCTTCACATCTTCTCTTTTCTTAACATGGAAGAGATCATTCAAACCAGCATATTATCAAGAAGATTTAGATATCTATACCTTTCAGTACCATACTTGGATTTTGACTCAGAGGAACTCAGCGCCAAGCTTGGAGACCAATATTGTATAAGAACATATCTTGATGATTTTATGTCTCGACGAAATGAGAATCGGATGCAAAGATTTCGCCTACGATGGTTATGCTTTCAACCCCAATCTGATGAAAACCGTATTGTTGCTTGGCTGTGTAATGTGTTACTCTGTGGTGTCCAGGAGCTTGATATCGAAATTTCCATAGGAAGACAGGGAACCTTTATACCACCAGCCCCGAGCAGGTTCAGTTGTGGATACCTTGAGGTGCTTAAGTTGGATTTGCATGGAGGTGATCTTGTTCTGCCCTCTTCTGTATTTCTCTCACTCCGGATTTTATCCATGAAATCTGTTAGAATCGTCCACGATTCTTTTGGAAACTGGATTTCATCTTCCTGTCAGCGGCTTGAaactttaaatcttgaaaatgtTAGTGGTATCGTCAATCTCCACATTACCCATTCATTTTTAGAACATCTATTGATTTCTCAACGCTCTGATAGTTTGCTCAGCAGGATTGATGTTTCATGCAAGAGCCTTGAGACATTATCTATGAAGTGGTTCTTTCAACTCCATAAAACCAGATCATTAAATATTTCAGCCCCCAATCTTAAAAAGTTCAAATGGATGGGAAATATTGTTAGCCATTATTCTCTTAAGAACATTATTTGTCTACAAGATACCGTGCTTTTTCTTGTCCCTCAGCCTGGAGTGATGGCCATGGAGAGCTTCAAGGTTGTTGACCTCCTCCACACCATCAGGCATGCCAGAGTTTTAGAACTGAATTGCTGGTTGATTGAG GCTCTATCAAGGCAAGACTGCCTGCCACCTTCATTATATGATTTGCAAGACTTAGTTATGGATATTAGCCGCTTGAAGGACTCCATAATCCCAGCATTGGCTTCAATTCTGAAGAAGTCTCCTCATATAAAGCACTTGACCATAAGAGGCTGTGGCAGATTGGGACTCGTTATT CCTGGAATTGTGGCTTCGTGCAAATTTGGTTTGATATTTTGGGAAAATGAACACTTCAACAATCTTCAAGAATTGAGGACAGTAGAGATGGAGCTTAGAGGAGGAGAGAATGAAAGAGCATTTCTGCAATATTTGGCAAGACAGGGAAAAGTGTTGGAAAATATAACCATTCGCACACGTGGTACTCATCTTTGGTTAACAAAAATTGAACAAATTCTGCAAGAAGTCAAGTGGGCTTCTCCTTCTTTGCAAATATATTTGGTAGTATCACAATCGTATCAAGATCTACTCAATGAATAG